The following are from one region of the Camarhynchus parvulus chromosome 3, STF_HiC, whole genome shotgun sequence genome:
- the TFAP2B gene encoding transcription factor AP-2-beta isoform X7, with translation MHSPPREQPAIMLWKLVENVKYEDIYEDRHDGVPSHSSRLSQLGSVSQGPYSSAPPLSHTPSSDFQPPYFPPPYQPLPYHQSQDPYSHVNDPYSLNPLHQPQQHPWGQRQRQEVGSETGSLLPQPRAALPQLSGLDPRRDYHSVRRPDVLLHSAHHGLDSGMGDSLSLHGIGHPGMEEVQSVEDANNSGMNLLDQSVIKKERRCPLYKRHRGALGETQAQTRKLPVPVPPKSVTSLMMNKDGFLGGISVNTGEVFCSVPGRLSLLSSTSKYKVTVGEVQRRLSPPECLNASLLGGVLRRAKSKNGGRSLRERLEKIGLNLPAGRRKAANVTLLTSLVEGEAVHLARDFGYICETEFPAKAVSEYLNRQHTDPSDLHSRKNMLLATKQLCKEFTDLLAQDRTPIGNSRPTPILEPGIQSCLTHFSLITHGFGAPAICAALTALQNYLTEALKGMDKMFLNNNTANRHTSGEGPALPAWLMSFFKED, from the exons GACCGGCATGATGGAGTGCCCAGCCACAGTtccaggctgtcccagctgggatCCGTCTCGCAGGGACCCTACTCCAGCGCTCCTCCGCTCTCTCACACCCCATCCTCGGATTTCCAGCCGCCTTATTTCCCACCCCCCTACCAGCCTCTTCCTTACCACCAAAGCCAGGACCCTTACTCCCATGTCAATGACCCCTACTCCCTAAACCCCTTgcatcagccccagcagcacccctggggacagaggcagAGGCAAGAGGTGGGATCAGAAACCGGgtcactgctgccacagcctcgggccgccctgccccagctctcgGGACTGGACCCCAGGCGGGACTACCACTCAGTACGGAGGCCAGATGTCCTCCTGCACTCAGCTCACCATGGCCTTGACTCCGGCATGGGGGACAGCCTTTCTCTGCATGGCATCGGACACCCAGGCATGGAGGAGGTCCAG TCAGTTGAAGATGCCAATAACAGCGGTATGAACTTATTGGACCAGTCTGTCATTAAAAAAG aaaGGCGCTGTCCGTTGTACAAAAGGCATCGGGGGGCTCTGGGTGAGACACAGGCTCAAACCCGAAAGTTGCCAG ttcCGGTTCCTCCAAAATCTGTTACTTCTTTGATGATGAATAAAGATGGCTTCCTGGGTGGAATTTCAGTCAATACCGGAGAGGTGTTTTGCTCTGTACCTGGCCGCTTGTCTTTGCTTAGCTCAACTTCAAAGTACAAAGTAACTGTGGGAGAAGTTCAGAGACGCCTTTCCCCTCCAGAGTGTCTGAACGCATCCCTCCTAGGAGGAGTACTTAGAAG AGCCAAATCGAAAAACGGGGGGAGATCTTTGCGAGAAAGGCTAGAAAAAATCGGTTTGAATTTACCAGCCGGCAGGCGTAAGGCCGCAAATGTCACTTTACTCACCTCCCTGGTGGAAG GTGAGGCCGTTCATTTAGCTCGGGATTTTGGGTACATCTGTGAAACGGAGTTCCCAGCCAAAGCTGTTTCTGAGTACCTGAACAGACAGCACACGGACCCCAGCGACCTCCACTCCAGGAAAAACATGCTGCTTGCTACAAA GCAACTTTGTAAAGAATTTACAGATCTCTTGGCCCAGGACAGAACGCCCATTGGGAACAGCCGGCCCACCCCCATTTTGGAACCGGGCATTCAGAGCTGCTTGACTCACTTCAGCCTCATCACCCACGGCTTTGGGGCCCCCGCTATCTGCGCTGCCCTCACGGCCCTCCAAAACTACCTGACTGAAGCTCTCAAAGGCATGGACAAGATGTTCTTGAACAACAACACTGCTAACAGGCACACATCTGGCGAAGGACCAG CTTTGCCCGCTTGGCTTATGAGCTTCTTCAAAGAGGACTAG
- the TFAP2B gene encoding transcription factor AP-2-beta isoform X9 — MHSPPREQPAIMLWKLVENVKYEDIYEDRHDGVPSHSSRLSQLGSVSQGPYSSAPPLSHTPSSDFQPPYFPPPYQPLPYHQSQDPYSHVNDPYSLNPLHQPQQHPWGQRQRQEVGSETGSLLPQPRAALPQLSGLDPRRDYHSVRRPDVLLHSAHHGLDSGMGDSLSLHGIGHPGMEEVQSVEDANNSGMNLLDQSVIKKVPVPPKSVTSLMMNKDGFLGGISVNTGEVFCSVPGRLSLLSSTSKYKVTVGEVQRRLSPPECLNASLLGGVLRRAKSKNGGRSLRERLEKIGLNLPAGRRKAANVTLLTSLVEGEAVHLARDFGYICETEFPAKAVSEYLNRQHTDPSDLHSRKNMLLATKQLCKEFTDLLAQDRTPIGNSRPTPILEPGIQSCLTHFSLITHGFGAPAICAALTALQNYLTEALKGMDKMFLNNNTANRHTSGEGPAWTTGTGSADRPRCPK, encoded by the exons GACCGGCATGATGGAGTGCCCAGCCACAGTtccaggctgtcccagctgggatCCGTCTCGCAGGGACCCTACTCCAGCGCTCCTCCGCTCTCTCACACCCCATCCTCGGATTTCCAGCCGCCTTATTTCCCACCCCCCTACCAGCCTCTTCCTTACCACCAAAGCCAGGACCCTTACTCCCATGTCAATGACCCCTACTCCCTAAACCCCTTgcatcagccccagcagcacccctggggacagaggcagAGGCAAGAGGTGGGATCAGAAACCGGgtcactgctgccacagcctcgggccgccctgccccagctctcgGGACTGGACCCCAGGCGGGACTACCACTCAGTACGGAGGCCAGATGTCCTCCTGCACTCAGCTCACCATGGCCTTGACTCCGGCATGGGGGACAGCCTTTCTCTGCATGGCATCGGACACCCAGGCATGGAGGAGGTCCAG TCAGTTGAAGATGCCAATAACAGCGGTATGAACTTATTGGACCAGTCTGTCATTAAAAAAG ttcCGGTTCCTCCAAAATCTGTTACTTCTTTGATGATGAATAAAGATGGCTTCCTGGGTGGAATTTCAGTCAATACCGGAGAGGTGTTTTGCTCTGTACCTGGCCGCTTGTCTTTGCTTAGCTCAACTTCAAAGTACAAAGTAACTGTGGGAGAAGTTCAGAGACGCCTTTCCCCTCCAGAGTGTCTGAACGCATCCCTCCTAGGAGGAGTACTTAGAAG AGCCAAATCGAAAAACGGGGGGAGATCTTTGCGAGAAAGGCTAGAAAAAATCGGTTTGAATTTACCAGCCGGCAGGCGTAAGGCCGCAAATGTCACTTTACTCACCTCCCTGGTGGAAG GTGAGGCCGTTCATTTAGCTCGGGATTTTGGGTACATCTGTGAAACGGAGTTCCCAGCCAAAGCTGTTTCTGAGTACCTGAACAGACAGCACACGGACCCCAGCGACCTCCACTCCAGGAAAAACATGCTGCTTGCTACAAA GCAACTTTGTAAAGAATTTACAGATCTCTTGGCCCAGGACAGAACGCCCATTGGGAACAGCCGGCCCACCCCCATTTTGGAACCGGGCATTCAGAGCTGCTTGACTCACTTCAGCCTCATCACCCACGGCTTTGGGGCCCCCGCTATCTGCGCTGCCCTCACGGCCCTCCAAAACTACCTGACTGAAGCTCTCAAAGGCATGGACAAGATGTTCTTGAACAACAACACTGCTAACAGGCACACATCTGGCGAAGGACCAG ctTGGACTACAGGAACCGGCTCAGCTGATCGCC